Proteins from one Mercurialis annua linkage group LG7, ddMerAnnu1.2, whole genome shotgun sequence genomic window:
- the LOC126656033 gene encoding pleiotropic drug resistance protein 1-like, with the protein MEGSNNVYSRAGSSSSTTWQLNSDDIFSKSSREDEEEALIWAALQRLPTYKRLKTGMLSSSSKRGAIEVDIQNIELQERQSLLQRLVKIDDNERFLWKIKNRVDRVGLKFPTVEVRFEQLNVEAQVDAGSRTLPSLISFFLNILHSILKGLHILPSKKIDLPILRDVSGIIHPSRMTLLLGPPSSGKTTLLLALAGKLDRNLKFSGSVTYNGHGMNEFIPQRIAAYIGQHDLHIGEMTVRETLAFAARCQGVGLRHEMLAELLRREKAENVKPDPDIDVFMKAAAIEGQEVNVMTDYVLKILGLEACADIMVGNAMIRGISGGQQKRLTTGEMLVGPARGLFMDEISNGLDSSTTYQIVRSLRQFIRILNGTAVISLLQPAPETFELFDDIILLSDGQIVYHGPRANVLEFFEHMGFKCPERKGVADFLQEVTSRKDQGQYWARNGEPYTFMTVKEFVEAFQSFHVGQNIKDKISTPFNKVESDPAALTSRKYGVDNVELFKACFSRELLLLKRNAFLYVFKNIQASIMAVIAMTVFFRTEMHRDSVIGGGKYLGALFYSLLVSMFNGLVEAPLTLARLPVFYKERDSLFYSSWAFSLPHLVLKIPISIMEVAVWVVITYYGIGFDPNVGRFFKQYLLLILVKQMASALFQFIAATGRDMVIANSVGIYISLVIFSSGGFILSQDMIKKWWKWAYWISPMMYGQNAITINELLGKSWSHVLPNSTETLGAEVLNSRAFFTDAYWYWIGVGALFGYTFLFNSCYIMALTFLGPLKKPQTIIPTESQSNGPGDSQQEGSRSGVGQSSSYRSFEKGSSPAVETIDVANHDKKKGMVLPFEPHFITFNEITYSIDMPLEMKNQGVIEDKLMLIHDVSGAFRPGVLTALMGVTGAGKTTMMDVLAGRKTTGYTQGTITISGYPKKQETFARISGYCEQNDIHSPNVTVFESLFYSAWLRLPIEVDAKTRKMFIEEVMELVELNHLRHALIGLPGVNGLSTEQRKRLTIAVELVANPSIIFMDEPTSGLDARAAAIVMRTVRNTVDTGRTVVCTIHQPSIDIFESFDELILLKQGGQEIYVGPLGHNSSHLVKYFEGIEAVNKIKDGYNPATWMLEVTAPAQEISLRIDFADIYRNSEQFRRTKAVINELNKPVPGSKDLYFRTQYAQSLFFQFIACLWKQRSSYWRNSSYTAVRFIHTIVIALTLGTMFWRLGSKTKRKTDLLNAMGSLYAAVLFLGIRNAGIVQAVVAVERSVFYRERAAGMYSAFPYAFAQLLVELPYTFVEAMAYGLIVYTMMGFEFTAVKIFWYLFFIYFTLLYFTFYGMMAVAMTPNQQISMIVSTAFYSIWNLFSGYIIPRTQIPIWWRWCTWTSPVSWTLYGLFASQFGDLKDTVTAEETVEHFLRTYFGYRHDFLGVVAVVVVGFTILFAFVFVVSIKMFTFQRR; encoded by the exons AGTTGGACTGAAGTTTCCAACTGTAGAAGTCCGATTTGAACAGCTAAATGTTGAGGCACAAGTTGATGCAGGGAGCAGAACTCTTCCTTCACTCATCAGTTTCTTTCTGAACATACTACAT AGTATTTTAAAAGGCCTGCATATCCTCCCGAGCAAAAAGATTGATCTTCCTATCCTTAGAGATGTTAGTGGAATCATCCATCCGTCAAG GATGACATTGCTTCTTGGACCCCCGAGTTCTGGAAAAACCACACTCCTGTTGGCACTGGCTGGGAAGTTGGACCGAAATCTAAAG TTTTCTGGTAGCGTAACTTATAATGGACATGGGATGAATGAGTTCATACCCCAAAGAATTGCTGCTTATATTGGTCAACATGATCTTCATATAGGAGAAATGACTGTGAGGGAAACTTTGGCATTTGCCGCAAGATGCCAAGGGGTTGGGCTTCGTCATG AGATGTTGGCGGAGTTGTTGAGAAGAGAGAAAGCGGAAAATGTTAAACCTGATCCTGATATTGATGTCTTCATGAAG GCGGCTGCAATTGAAGGTCAGGAGGTGAATGTGATGACAGATTATGTTCTCAAG ATATTAGGATTGGAAGCTTGTGCAGATATCATGGTAGGGAATGCAATGATTAGGGGCATATCAGGAGGGCAACAGAAGCGTCTTACAACTG GAGAAATGCTTGTTGGACCAGCCAGAGGTCTCTTTATGGATGAGATTTCTAATGGCTTGGACAGCTCAACGACTTACCAAATCGTGCGCTCGTTGAGGCAATTCATTCGCATTCTCAACGGAACAGCTGTCATCTCTCTTCTACAACCAGCTCCAGAAACATTTGAACTTTTTGATGACATTATTCTGCTTTCTGATGGCCAGATTGTGTACCACGGTCCTCGTGCAAATGTGCTTGAATTTTTTGAACACATGGGCTTCAAGTGTCCTGAACGAAAAGGTGTAGCTGACTTCTTGCAAGAA GTAACTTCCAGGAAAGATCAGGGACAGTATTGGGCACGGAACGGTGAGCCTTACACTTTTATGACAGTGAAAGAATTTGTTGAGGCATTTCAGTCATTTCATGTGGGACAAAACATTAAAGATAAGATTTCAACTCCATTTAACAAGGTTGAGAGTGATCCAGCTGCATTAACATCTCGAAAATATGGTGTTGATAATGTGGAGTTGTTTAAAGCTTGCTTCTCAAGAGAACTCCTGCTTTTGAAGAGAAATGCATTTCTCTATGTTTTCAAGAACATTCAA GCTTCAATCATGGCAGTTATTGCAATGACTGTCTTTTTCCGAACTGAAATGCACCGAGATTCAGTCATTGGTGGGGGAAAATATTTAGGTGCTTTATTCTATTCTTTGCTCGTTTCGATGTTTAATGGCCTGGTGGAGGCTCCCTTGACACTTGCAAGACTCCCAGTATTTTATAAGGAAAGGGACTCCCTATTCTATTCTTCATGGGCATTTTCTCTTCCTCATCTGGTCCTTAAGATTCCTATATCAATCATGGAAGTTGCAGTTTGGGTGGTAATTACATATTATGGAATTGGATTTGATCCAAATGTTGGAAG GTTCTTTAAGCAGTATCTTCTGCTAATCCTTGTTAAGCAGATGGCTTCTGCATTGTTTCAATTTATTGCAGCAACTGGAAGAGACATGGTAATTGCTAACAGCGTCGGGATATATATATcacttgtaattttttcatcaGGCGGCTTTATCCTTTCTCAAG ATATGATAAAGAAATGGTGGAAATGGGCTTACTGGATATCACCGATGATGTATGGACAGAATGCAATAACAATCAATGAGTTACTTGGAAAAAGTTGGAGCCAT GTTCTCCCAAACTCGACAGAAACTCTAGGAGCTGAGGTTCTCAATTCTCGTGCGTTCTTCACGGATGCATACTGGTATTGGATTGGAGTCGGGGCATTGTTTGgatatacatttttatttaactCCTGCTACATTATGGCTCTCACTTTCCTTGGCC CGCTCAAGAAACCTCAAACTATTATACCTACAGAGTCTCAGAGTAATGGACCAGGAGATAGCCAACAAGAAG GAAGCCGCAGTGGAGTTGGTCAGAGCAGTTCATATAGGTCCTTCGAAAAAGGGTCCAGTCCAGCAGTAGAGACCATTGATGTGGCCAACCATGACAAGAAAAAGGGCATGGTTCTTCCATTCGAACCTCATTTCATCACCTTCAATGAAATTACTTACTCTATTGACATGCCACTG GAAATGAAAAATCAGGGAGTGATTGAAGATAAATTGATGCTTATACATGATGTGAGTGGTGCTTTTAGGCCAGGTGTTCTTACAGCTTTGATGGGTGTTACTGGTGCTGGTAAAACCACTATGATGGATGTGCTGGCTGGTAGAAAAACTACTGGGTATACACAGGGGACCATTACAATTTCCGGTTACCCAAAGAAGCAAGAAACATTTGCTAGAATTTCAGGATATTGTGAGCAAAATGACATCCATTCTCCGAATGTTACTGTTTTTGAATCCTTGTTCTACTCAGCTTGGCTTCGTCTACCGATAGAAGTTGATGCCAAAACCAGAAAG ATGTTCATTGAGGAAGTCATGGAGCTAGTTGAACTGAATCACTTGAGACATGCACTTATAGGATTGCCTGGTGTAAATGGTCTTTCTACTGAGCAGCGTAAGCGACTAACCATTGCGGTTGAACTTGTGGCAAACCCCTCTATAATATTCATGGATGAGCCAACTTCAGGACTGGATGCAAGAGCTGCTGCAATTGTTATGAGAACGGTTAGAAATACTGTGGATACAGGAAGAACAGTTGTTTGCACAATACATCAGCCAAGCATCGacatatttgaaagttttgATGAG CTTATCCTGTTGAAGCAAGGAGGACAAGAAATTTACGTCGGACCACTGGGTCACAATTCTTCCCATCTTGTCAAGTATTTTGAG GGAATTGAAgcagtaaataaaataaaagatggtTACAATCCAGCAACTTGGATGTTAGAAGTTACTGCTCCTGCACAAGAAATATCTTTGAGGATTGATTTTGCTGATATATACCGAAATTCAGAACAGTTCAG GAGAACTAAAGCAGTAATTAATGAATTAAACAAACCAGTTCCTGGATCAAAGGATCTATATTTCCGTACACAGTATGCACAGTCACTTTTTTTCCAGTTCATCGCTTGCTTGTGGAAGCAACGAAGTTCATACTGGCGTAATTCGTCATACACTGCAGTAAGATTTATCCACACAATAGTTATAGCTTTAACGTTGGGGACAATGTTCTGGAGGCTTGGCTCCAAAAC GAAAAGAAAAACTGATCTTCTAAATGCAATGGGTTCATTGTATGCTGCTGTTTTGTTCCTTGGTATAAGAAATGCAGGGATTGTTCAGGCAGTAGTGGCTGTTGAAAGAAGTGTTTTCTACCGAGAAAGGGCCGCTGGAATGTATTCAGCTTTCCCCTACGCCTTTGCACAA CTTCTCGTCGAGTTACCATATACGTTTGTggaagctatggcttatggttTAATTGTTTACACAATGATGGGGTTTGAATTCACTGCTGTAAAAATCTTTTGGTATTTATTCTTCATCTACTTCACATTGTTGTATTTCACCTTCTATGGTATGATGGCTGTGGCAATGACACCGAATCAACAAATTTCAATGATTGTTTCTACTGCATTTTATTCGATATGGAACCTTTTCTCAGGTTACATTATCCCACGAACG CAAATTCCTATATGGTGGAGATGGTGCACTTGGACAAGCCCAGTGTCGTGGACATTATATGGATTATTTGCATCGCAATTCGGAGATTTAAAGGATACAGTTACGGCAGAAGAAACGGTGGAACATTTTCTAAGAACATATTTTGGTTATAGACATGACTTTCTAGGAGTTGTTGCTGTTGTTGTTGTTGGATTCACTATactatttgcatttgtttttgtGGTTTCCATTAAGATGTTTACCTTTCAAAGGCGTTAG